In Globicephala melas chromosome 20, mGloMel1.2, whole genome shotgun sequence, the genomic window GGCAGAGGAGAATCCAGCATTTGTGATGGCCATCCCACCTTAGTGTGTAGTGACCACCACACCTTCTGGGAACAGGGAAGGCAAACCGTTCTGGTTGGCCTAGAACTTTTGGATCTTTCTTGACCCCAAGCTGCCAAAGGTAGAAGATTTCAAAACCTGAACTAATATTTCCCTCCCCCAAACTGCAATGGGCTTCCTTTTCCCAGTTGGTCCAGGCACCATGCTCGCGGTATTTGAGAAAATTGCAAGAGCTGTGGTCCAACACGTGGACGCTGGTGGGGATATGATCGCTGTCAGAAGCCTCATTGATGCTGACAGATTCCACAGCTTCTATCTGGTGAAGGAGAGGAGACGTTTCTTTGGATACCAATATGATAAGAGAGACCTCACCCTGTAGGACATCCTGGAGATGGACAAGGGTGAAGGGCTGTTTGATAAGCTGGTTCCTGGGCTCCAAGGTCCGTATGAGGTGGGTGAGGGACTTTGTCTACGCCTACGCTACCCCACTGTCAACACCCCATTGCTATCAATGAGGTCAGCCAGTCAAAAAAGGAACCGTGGTATTTGTATGTACACGTCCATACACCTCAATTAAAGAAATGTACGGGAGAGCTGCATGGGGAGAAGGGAATAGGGGAaatggaagtttatttttattggaaactCTTCTTTAATAGTcgtctttcctatttttttcctttgtaaacaATTCGCTTTTAAATTAGCTGAGGTCTTCTCATGTGTTTATAATGTTTATCATTTAAATGGATAATTAAATGGAGGCAGTTAGCTTAGTGGTTAGGAAAGGACTCAGGCTTTAGAACTGGGGGCATCTGCCTTCGAAACCTGGCTCTGCCACacttaccagctgggtgacctctgGACAAGTGGTTTCATCTAAGTTTGTTTCCTCGTCTATCAACTGAAGAAGACTGTTGCAAGAATCAAAAGAGATAAATTACATAAATCATTTACCACAGTGCATGCAAGAAGGAGCATTCAATAAAAGTTCGCCTCAGTCATTCTACTGGTGgcggttattattattatcccttcCTGTTCCTGGAGATCATGGCTGAATGGGAAGTCGctggtgagcagagctccctTAAGGGCTCAAAGGCCTCAGTAGAGAAGTCTGTTCCATCCCCCTGCTTCCAAGCTCAGCGACTCCTGGGGTTTCTTGGGTTTCAGAAGCCCCAGGATAGGTGTTGATGAACCCTCACTTGGAGAATTATTGCAGCATCTCACGCCTCatggtgaggagttttacagcTCCGACATCTCTGCCAAAGCCCATTTGGGTCTCACCGAGAGATGGAAAAGAGTTCTAACACCACCACTGTATAGTTTTAGAGCACCTGCCACGTGCCTGGTACTGCTGTTATGTGACCAAGTGCAGTGCACAGAATGCTCTGAGGTGGTGGGCTTTTCCACAAGTGGGGTTTAAGTAAGCAAGGgactttgggaaattttcagattAGTATTTTTCAAAGACTCTGAGTCAATTCTCTGAAACGAGAATTGCCAAGAGTCAATTTACTAAAAgctaattctcaaaaaaaaaaaaaaaagacaagttcactggaagcagaagaaaactttaaagcaAGACTAGAATGTTTTGCAATGATCATCTTACTCCCCAGGGGGCAGGGGCAAGtttaattatggaaaaaaaaatttgactaAGTCAGTTAACTTGCTTTAAGGGAAAGTCTATCTGTTTGCATAAAAAAATTCAGAGGGAGAGATGAAACCAAACTAAAAAAGTCCTTAAGAATGAGGTGAACTGGTCATTTAAATTGATTTTCAGCAACTTGGCCTGCTCCCTTTTCaaacagattattatttttttaactagatGGTGtacatcgttttttttttttttttaattaactaaagtccatactttattcagatttccttggtTTTTATCTAGTGTCCcatttctgttccaggatcccatccaggacatCATGTTACATGTAGTTGTCACGTCTCCTTTGGCTCCTCTTTGACTTGCCTTGTTTTTGATggccttgacatttttttttttttgtgtggtacgcagggctctcactgttgtggcctctcccgttgcggggcacaggctccggatgcgcaggctcagcggccatggctcacgggcccagccgctccgcggcatgtgggatcctcccggaccggggcacgaacccgtgtcccctgcatctgcaggcggactctcaaccactgcgccaccagggaagccgccttGACAGTTTTGAGCAGTAGTGGTCAGGCATATTGTAGGACACCCCTCTGATTggaatttgtctgatttttttcttatggatAGACCTAGGtaatgggtttgggggaggaagactgCAGAGGTAAAGTGCTGTCcccatcacatcatatcaaggttatgtactatcaacatgacttatcactgttgatgttgaccttggtcAGCTGGCTGAGGTACTgcctgtcaggtttctccactgtcaaGTTACTCtttccccctgcccctcctccataCCGTTTTattgattggttgattgattgctacaccgtgtggcttgcaggatcttagttccctgacccaaggattgaacccatgccccctgcagtggaagcccagagtcctaacaactggaccgccagggaattcccccatacTGTATTCTTTGTGTGCATaaggtttgatttttctttctctctgataaAGTACCCACGAACTTTTACGTTACTCAAGAAACAATTGGGCCCTGAGACATTAGCGTCCCACACACAGGACTGATTTCAGGCACTATTTCTAGGTCTGTCATATTTCCACCAGTTTCAAAATGCATTTCTTCTCTGTAAATCTGGCCCTGCCCCCCAAATCCAGCAGTAGAAGTTCTCCCTGCTCTGTAGGCTCAGAACTGGGAGGTCTGAGAGAAGGGCACTCAGCCTGGCAGCATCTCCACATATGCTCCACTAACTCCAGGGCAGCAACTGACTTGGAGTCCACGCCCTTATGCAAGGCCGGGCAGAGTCCACTTGGGTGGGCAACTTTCCAGACTTGCCTCACTTTACACATGCACagtgcacacaaacacagagaCTGAACTCTGCTTAACTTTTATTTCCTAAAGTTCAGGGCCTCCTAATTCTTTCACTTTACTTTTCCTTGTCTCATTTCAGCCTCTCAAATAGTTATATAGGACTAGCTcacatttactgaacatttagtatgtgtgccaggcactttgttaAGTGCTTAACTGCATTAGTTTATTAATTTCCTCAAGCACGggaagtaggtactattaataTTTCTCCTTctatagagacttccctggtggtgcagtggttaagacaacgagcttccattgcaggggtcatgggttcgatccctggtcggggaactaaggtcccacatgccgcaggccgtagccaaaaaaaaaaaaaaattctccttctatagatgaggaaacagattcagagGTGAtgtgacttatccaaggtcattTGGTAAGAAGGTGGCAGAGTGGGCTCCAGGCATGATGACTTCTGGTGAGAACAGCATTGGCTGGAGAGCCACAACTGGAAGAATTCCTCAGAAGGGAAGGGGATCGTGGAGGGGAGCCCAGGACGGGGTGCACCAGGGAGGATTTTCTAgagagagatctttttttttttttttaacatctttattggggtataattgctttacaatggtgtgtttgtttctagaGAGAGATCTTTTGGGGTCAGCCTCAATGTGACGTTTACCTTTCTCTTTCCAGGTCAAAAGGTTAAGTCCCAAGTTATGGACAGCGTAGACTCAAAGGGAAGTTTGACAGTGAAATTACCCAAAGAAAAAACACTTGACGTGGGAATAACATTCTCCAGGTCCCCAGAGCAGGGCATCGAGTTATCAAAGACCTGGATACTCCAGAAATTCCTGGATTCCCTTAAGAACAAGTGAGGCTGGTTGCGGGcagcaagggggagggagggagagagggagaagcccATTTTGGGCACCAAGGGCATCTGAGGTGGGGGGCCCCTGGCTGGTGCAGCCTCCCACTCCCTACTCCCAGCTCTCCCCGCCCCACTCCTTCACTCAAGCATGCCCTCCTCTTCTCCACCCTCAGGAAGCCTTCTCATTCTTCCAGGATCAGCCTCCAGGAGCCCTTCTTCTGAGGTCCTCAATTCACTCATTTCCCTGCTGTCCTCCGGGGTGATTGATTACTTGGGCTTGGACCAAAACTGGCTGGTTTCAAGAGGCCACACTCTCCTCTGTTTTCCTATACTGTGCTGCTCAAATCTGTGTTTTGTGCCTGTTTCACTCTGCCTTGCGGCAAGCCAGTGGTTTCCATGTTCCCTCCCCTCACTGCACTCAGAACAACTTGTGACCAGGGACTGACTTTACTAACCTCTCTGTTTATCCCCAGCACATGGTAAGTACTTGGTAAGAGAGCTGAAGTGAAGCCCAATGAAATCAAAGCACCCCCGTCGAACATTTCCTGCACAGGAAGTACCACCGGCCCACCCCACCAGGGTGGCACCAATCAAGTGCCACAGAAGTTCTGATAGCTGAGGGCATGGTCCTTCCAAGGGACTTAGAGGGATATCACCAGCCTTCCTCCTCGGCAGTCATGTTGTGGTCGGTATTGGTGTCTTCTTCCCTAGCTGCAATTGTTGGAAAGTGTGGATGGGTCGGGGGAAGGGGCCCCACCACTCTGCTGGGCTAGCCCTCCCTGAGCACGGTGGatgccttttgtttttcctttttaattaaaaactgaaagccttgCAGTGAAATTGTACTGGTCCTTTGATCTACCCCTACCCACCATGGTAttgctggggagggggcttctgCAGTTTTTCTGAGGGAACTCCATTTTTCTAGCATGCCTGTTGTTTCTAGAGTGAAGCTATGTGGAATGTGTAAATAGAGTTGTTGGGGGAGGGTAGGTAGAGGAACATCTGCTCAGGCAAGGATGTAGGACTTTCTTGGGGGTCTTTTGGTTGCAAATACCAGAAGTTCCAtcaggtagggagggagggaggtttatacatacatttatatttggctgcttggggtcttagttgcggcatgcatgcgggatctagttccctgaccagggattgaacccaggccccctgcattgggagcgtggagtcttaactgctggaccaccagggaagtcccccatcaggctgttttaagtcaccaaatGAATTTCTTTATGGAATCAGAGATGCCTCATGGACCCCCAAGGGTGGACAATTCAACCAGGCCCCAGAGACCAGTGCAGGGAGCTGGAGCCCCTTCTCAGAGAAGCGGGTATTGTGGACTGGGCAGATACCTATCGCAGTGCCGTGGGAAGGGCACAAGCTTTGGACTCATACAGACTGGGGTTTGTATCCCAGTTAtacacttattagctgtgtgaacttgaacCATTCACGACCtgtctctaagcctcaatttcgtCATATGAAAAATGGATGCAATTCTGCCTACATCATAGTGGGGcagtgagggttaaatgaaatgaCGCGTGAAGTATCTCACAGCGCTGGTACACTGTAATCTTTCAGAAATGCTAGCGGGTTCTCTTCCCATTTGCACCCCGTTCCCGCCCACGGTGGGTAAAGTGAACTGGGACAGGGGTGCTGTGGTCTTCCGGCCTCAGAGGCACTTAATCTCAAATAGAAACGAGCTGCTGGAGAGGGAGAAATGTCCCTGGGAGGTGGGGCCCCTCTCATTGCCCCTTTACTCCCTCCAGAAAGCTGAAGAGGAAACTGACCCCTATGTTCCAATCAATCCAGGCAATGAGAGAAGACCTTTATCTAGTGACGGAAACTCTGAAGACGACAAAGACTGTAATCCTGAAAAGTgaaaagcaatatattttttggGACCCGATGAAATGTTTTGGCCTCCGACATGAACACAAGATTAGGATCCTGGGAGGTGGGGACTGTGGGAGAGCCAGCTCGGCTCACCCACTGCAGGTCAGGGGCTGCCAGCCCAGCCGCCGCACTCTTCAGCTCTTCCTTTAGACCTCTCTGAGCAGTCTTGCCTGCTCCTTGGCCTTCTTACGACTTCTCCTCTTGCCCCAAAAAAGTCTGTGTGGCATCACTCAGCCTCTCCCCTGTTACTCTCTAGTGGTGCTCTGTCTTCATTTGCTTCATAGCGCTTCCCACGGTTCATAGTTACTCGGGTGTTTTTTGATTGTTCGTTGCCTTCCTCCCTTtccaggaggcaggagggcaggagcCACGATGCCTGGAACAAAACGGGCATGTTTTGtcctctataattttttttttttttggccacgccacgcggcttgcaggatcttagttctctgaccagggatcgaacccgggcccctggcagtgaaagcgccaggtcctaaccactggatggccagggaattccccataaatatttgttgaatgaagtggAAACAACATGAGTTTTGGGGTCAGATGCCCGTTCAAATTTCAGCTCTACTGCTGTGAAACGGGCTCATCTGCTGACCCTCTCAGAGCCTcggttctctcatctgtaaaatgaggataaaaattaCCTCCCAGGATTGTTTGGGAGATCAGGCAAGATAACTATGTCAAGCACTTAGGGATCAATCAACCTGAGCTCCTTTTTCCTAGCACCAAACGGAAGTGAGCATCACCCCTCAGAAGGTCCTGGGCTATCGAGTAAAGCAGCTAGTCTTCCCCAACGCAGAAAGTATGGGTAAGCAAGGCCTGGTGGGGCGGGGTGGATGGGG contains:
- the GSDMB gene encoding LOW QUALITY PROTEIN: gasdermin-B (The sequence of the model RefSeq protein was modified relative to this genomic sequence to represent the inferred CDS: inserted 3 bases in 2 codons; substituted 1 base at 1 genomic stop codon) — translated: MLAVFEKIARAVVQHVDAGGDMIAVRSLIDADRFHSFYLVKERRRFFGYQYDKRDLTLXDILEMDKGEGLFDKLVPGLQGQKVKSQVMDSVDSKGSLTVKLPKEKTLDVGITFSRSPEQGIELSKTWILQKFLDSLKNKKLKRKLTPMFQSIQAMREDLYLVTETLKTTKTVILKSEKQYIFWDPMKCFGLRHEHKHQTEVSITPQKVLGYRVKQLVFPNAESMEKDGGSSCTGKSLSLEDFPSVKERMQDMVRVLQNXEERKEVLSCFTKCLSKDEELQDLERRVSEVRRSGELQMEGPAVIFHCIYAAGILIEEHTGAISDFLDDLIELSEEGQLVAEALVKGTLPLLKDKVEPILEQNQGEQPRDVGCDPEARXLCALYVVVSILLQLGENSTSVSS